ACCCGACGCGCCTGCGGCCGCGCACCCAGTTACCACTTGAGCTGCGCCTAGACGGCCGCCCGCTGGCCGCTGTGGCCTTGCGCTGCCACGACCGCAAAGGCGAGCGCGTGCTGCACACCGCCTGCACGGCCAGCCGCCCTTTGCCCGGCTCGCAGACCCACGCTTGCGCCGCGCGCTGGCGCTGAGCATAGACCGGGAGGCGGTGGCGCGGGTGCTCTACGGCGGTCATGGGGTGGTGGCGCGCGGCCTGCTGCCCGACTGGATGTTTGGCCTAGGCGCGCACGTGCAAGGCTGGGGCCACGACCCGGTGCAAGCGCGTGCCCTGCTGGAAGCGGCCGGCTGGACGCTCGGGCCCGATGGCTTGCGCCAGCGCAACGGCGAGCTGCTGCGCCTGCGCTTGGTGGCGGCGTTCCCCAACTTGGCCGCCGTGGCCCCGTTCCCAGAGCTGCTGCAACAGATGTTGCGCGCGGTGGGTATCGCGCTCGAAATCGTGGCCGTTGACGACTCTGCCCTGTACAGCCAGCGCTTCTTGGAGCCGGGGGCGGGCGATCTGTTTGTGGAACTGGCGGGCAACACCAACCTTGACCCCACCTTTTTGCTCTACAACCTGTTTCACAGCCAAACGCCGTGGCGCGGCTACCGCCACATGGCAGCCGGGGCGGCGCTGGATCGGGCCTTGGACGCCGCCCGCGCCAGCGCCGACGCCGCCCAGCGCCTCGATGCGGTGCGGCGCGCGCACCGCATCGTCATCGACGAGGCGCTGGCTGCCATCCCGATCCTGCTGGTGCCGCAGTTTGTGCTCTCGCGCCCCGGGGTGCGGCTGACGATGTCCGAGCACCGCGACTGGATCGACTACGGCGCCGCGCTGCTGCCAAACGGGGCGCGCTGATGCGGGCGGCGATCTGGCAGCGCCTGCTGTGGTTGCCGCCGTTGCTGCTGGCGATGTCGATGCTGGCTTTTGCCTTGGTGGCGCTGGCCCCAGGCGACCCGGTGGCGCTCGAAGCCATGCGCGCCGGCATCGTGCTCACCCCAGAAAACGCAGCGGCTTTGCGCCAGCAGCTCGGGCTCGACGGCACGCTGGCCGAGCGCTACTGGCGCTGGCTGCAAGCGGTGCTGCAGGGCGATTGGGGGCACTCGATCGCCAGCGGGCGCCCGGTGGGCCCCAAGATCATGGCCCATTTTGGCCCCAGCCTGCTGCTGGCGCTGAGCGCGCTGGCGCTGGCCATGCCGCTGGCTGTGGGCTTGGGGCTGGCCGCGGCCTTGGCGCGCAGCCCATGGGCGGCAGCCAGTTGGCGCGTTCTGACGCTGCTGCTGGTGGCGCTGCCGGGCTTTTGGCTGGCCTTGTTGGCCTTGCACTTTTTTGCCGTTCAGTGGGGCTGGGTGCGGGTCTTGGGCCAAGGGGAGCTGCGCGATCTGTGGCTGCCGGCGGCGGTGCTGGCGTTGGGGGTGGCGGCACCGGCCAGTCGGCTCATCCGCGAGCGCGCGCTGCAAGTCAT
This sequence is a window from Serpentinimonas maccroryi. Protein-coding genes within it:
- a CDS encoding ABC transporter substrate-binding protein, which produces MRRALALSIDREAVARVLYGGHGVVARGLLPDWMFGLGAHVQGWGHDPVQARALLEAAGWTLGPDGLRQRNGELLRLRLVAAFPNLAAVAPFPELLQQMLRAVGIALEIVAVDDSALYSQRFLEPGAGDLFVELAGNTNLDPTFLLYNLFHSQTPWRGYRHMAAGAALDRALDAARASADAAQRLDAVRRAHRIVIDEALAAIPILLVPQFVLSRPGVRLTMSEHRDWIDYGAALLPNGAR
- a CDS encoding ABC transporter permease — translated: MRAAIWQRLLWLPPLLLAMSMLAFALVALAPGDPVALEAMRAGIVLTPENAAALRQQLGLDGTLAERYWRWLQAVLQGDWGHSIASGRPVGPKIMAHFGPSLLLALSALALAMPLAVGLGLAAALARSPWAAASWRVLTLLLVALPGFWLALLALHFFAVQWGWVRVLGQGELRDLWLPAAVLALGVAAPASRLIRERALQVMSAAPFKLALAQGLGPAQLLLTRILPGTLVPSITLWAHTFGVLLGGVVIVERIFGWPGLGRLVLEAIAERDFPVLQAYLLAMGVVYVLVNLVADLLAAALDPRLRASLGLQP